The Lepeophtheirus salmonis chromosome 3, UVic_Lsal_1.4, whole genome shotgun sequence genomic interval CATATCTGGTACTAGCAAATTTTTTGACCCGATTTTTTTCGAACTTATACAAATGCAAAGACTGCAATGGAAATACCAAATGCAATTTCTGCGAAAGTTCGAGATAATGTAATTCTATTGGTCGCAAGTTTTGTGGAAGAATAAATACTCTAATTCAGGGAGCCAGACtaagaaaaatttgttaagtGTAATGAAATTTTAGAATACTTATCCACTTATAAGAAAAACCATAAGTCACCGGGGTCATCAGGGCTCcgtattgatttttataagacTTTCGCTTCTGACTTAGCTCCAGTCCTTGAAGGTGCCTACGAGGAGATCTTTGATCAAGGTGGTGTTCCGGATTTCATTCGTTCAGAAACTTTGGTCTTGTTccctaaaaaaggaaatgatgTTTTAGATATAAGTAGTTATAGACCAATTACTCTACTAAACTCATCATAATAAAGTAATACTAAATATGAGATTGGCGAAAGTACTCCCAAGCATTATTAGCAGCAAAAAGAAAGGATTCATGAAAACGAGACTAGCCGAAGACATTCCTCACATTATCCAGGATTCCAtcagataattaaaaataagaaaaaaggccaaggccttttttcttatttttaatatgttaaatatacattttgaatataatttaaaggcTTTCACttctcatgaattaaataataatgacaactgctacggaaaataaaatttgttgtttaTATTACCAATTGCTGTATCTTTGATAGATTTTGAGAAAGCGTTTGATTCGGTTTCTCATAGTTATATACGGTTCGTCCATATGATTGCCACTGTCCTTCCTCGAGCGCCCTGCACAATAGAGATAGGAGGTTACTCCTCCTGGATACATAATACAAAAGGTTGTAGACAAGGGGACTGTTTGTCCCCTTCCTCATTCTTACTGGTGGTCAATAGCCAACACAAAGGATTAATAAGTAATGACCCGATTAAAGGGCTCAGATATCTAAACAAAACTTACGGATCATTTTGGTACGCAGATGACCTCACACTGATCCTTGAGGGTACTCCAAAAAGCTTTACCCAGTCTATAATTACAACTTTCCAAACAATAGATAAATTTAAACATGACTCAACTCTAAGAGTGAATCTTGCCAAAGCAGAGGTCGTTATGTCTGATGAGAATGTATTCAGTACTAGTTTTGTACATCTGATGGTTTCGCAATCCTTCTCTCTTTTGAGCTTAAAGATTGACGTTGAAAGGGGAAATGCtgctataaaaagaaacaagacacatttatatcaaaattagaacatctgaaaaaaatttactcatcCCTCCAGCTGATTTTTGTAGACAAAGTCAAGGTTTATAATACAATGATTATTCCAAAGGTTATACATCTACTGAGATTCATTCCATAAAACGAAGGCGTCTGTCCAAAAATATATCGTCCTCGTGATGACTTTTTCTGGAGTAAAATAAGACCGTACATATCAAAATGTAGAATTGAGGCCTCCATTCACGATTGGGGGTTAGGATGTTTTAACAATGAGTCCCTATGGAAATCCTTAAACTACTTGTGGTTTTCAAGGCTGTTGAAAAGCGAGGACCTTTGGGCtctaaggataaaaaataacttttttatacgGACAGGATATCAGCGGACCAAAACAgctcacaaaaataataaagaatttggACTCCTTCTGGGCCGAAATGGCGCGCTCTTGGAATTCCGTTTTCCTGTAGGTCCTTCCTTTATGAGGACCACACATGCccccaaattataatttaaggatATATAGTAATGAAGAACTATACATATAAGGTTAACTCACCTCATTCGGACAATTAAAGGGTAGGAAGGCCTCCTTCAACTCCAACAACTTCTTTTGAGAGGTAGTGCGATTAAGCAACGACGTAAAAAACAACAGGACTACGTGAAATTTGGAACGTACACGCTGGGTATTATTGCGCTGTCGACATTGAGTATCAACAGAGTCAAGAGAGCCTTTTCTGAAAGAGTCCTGGAGAATAACCTGAGATATTCGATAAAAAACGTCTGGAGCAGCTAGGTATTAGGTATATCTCCCTATCACCTTATACTAAATAATGCGGGATGCATTCTTCAAATCCTTTAACAAACTCGAAATAAAAGTGGTTTCACTATAAGTTAGTTACTGgttcattttctacaaataatttaCCTCGAACCCACTGGTGAAATATTGTACATTctgtaatattgaaataaagtcCTCTTGCCATCGATTCTATAGTTGCCTTAGGGTAGTACTCCTTCCGTAAGGAAATAGAAGGTTTAGTATTCAGTGCTTTTGGAGTGATGATTTCGGAGAGTGACTGACTCATAATGATGGAACAAGCTTTGGAGGAAAATATAAAGCTGGAGTGTATCATAACAGACTTCCTACTActaatttatgaacataaacagAGAAGTAACTGTCCCACGCCACTCTTAGTAAacaaattggaaaattatattaatatgatgaCCCTTCCTTAATGCACATTGCTTgttatatcattaaattaattttaaaatatttatcttacaCACAGGCGCTAGCCATCTCGTGCTCTACCTGTTGTTTTCTTGCtgatattctttttattataattattatctcgCATAAGAGtctttcaagtttttttcaaggtaataatgtataatattattattgtgtttcCACTTTTAATGTAGTTAGAATTGTTCTATTCGTactatataattgttaatttattataacttttttatatccatTTAGAGGTACCTACATAAAtggtagttaaaaaaaaaagaatattgtaacattattatttttgaagaagtcTCTAACGAAGACGAAATAgattaaatgttactgatcttataaacatatatgttttattatgttGGTTGATTAAAGCCCCTCtacttttaatttcttcaaaaaattattgtaaagcttactttaatttatatttctaaactgAGGAGGCCAGATGACAATATATATCCTGGAAATCAGGACACAAGACTTCAAGAATAGATCTGCAATTAATTTCCCTAGGCGTGTTCTTTAGGATATCGGGCGTGGAATATCGACTCGAACTCTCCTCAGATCACAAGTTAATGGTGATAGATTTCTGACACCCAAATaccagaaataaatttaaattgattggaTGGGTTCTAGacgacaatatattttataaattacaatttcgaCGGCTGAGAGACAACTTCAGTTCGTATGACTCGCCATATGCTCCATCAATGAGTATTACACGAATTATCAGATTAATTAAGGGCAAATTCATTAGGAAAAAAGAGGAATCAAAGGAATTTAAAGTAACCTGGACAACATGCTTATATACCGATCTCCCTTTAATAAGGACGTGAACATCtgaaattataaaactgtatagAGCCTCCAAGATGAAATCAAAGTTAAGACGATAGCAAAGGGTTTAATTAACTGAATACTAGGAATGTTTTCTATTTAGCTCGAGTGGAAAAGATCATATCGGGTGGAGAGGACCAAAAATACTTCAAGATActttcatgataattttgagAGAATAGTTGAAGGGAGGTGTGATAACTTTCCaagaaaaagagtaaaaaagagCTCTATAGTATAATGGGATATTGACTGTTACGTTAATTAATCTGGAAGGAAAggagatcaaaataaaaagaagttgtCGTCACGGCTGCCCCGTGTCACCTTTATTCTTCATTGCTACTCTTAACAAACTTACAGAAGCAATTCGACGTAAATACCGAGGTTTTGGAGTAAGTTTTGGTCACCAAAAGTATGTCATTGATTTTTATgctaattatattactttaatgattttggtaaaactaagaaaaacaactaaaaaatagGATTTACATTATTGAAGTGTTTCGATATTTTTGAGGCCAGAACTGGTCTCACAGTAGATAAGAAGAATACTTCCATTCTACCCTTGGGTCCATGCAGGACATCGGAAAAATCCTTGAGAATcaagatcccttgaacagaccCTGACATTGAAGAGAGACTATATCATCCCCCaccattataaattatcaactaACGTTGATCTATTATTACTATCGTTTTAATTTCGGAGTAACTAGTACATTTGTGACGTTACTCAGTTCAGAAAATCAGAATTTAGAAAGTAAGGGACATACCTTCCACCACCTTGGTTTACAGTCATGCGCATTTGTATTGACAcccgaaatattttttgttttgactatgatattttaatattccaagTCATATATTGGCCAAAATAATTAACTACTTATAataaatccttataaaaaaaaatactaaatgatGGTTTTTAGATAGCTTTTCGTCAAGATTTATTAGCTTATTTGGACACTAGCATGTGCATAAGTATTGGCACCAAAAATTTCAGTTATTCTGATGGtcagtttttgatatttgttgtatttttttcatccgAGTCcagaatataactttaaatatactATTACTCAGACAAGAAGATTCGGAGAGTTGAGAGTTTCTTTAATCTGACTACTTAAAATCCtcccttgataatttttttataagttacgCACTACCTctgtattttctattattaccAAGACCAAAGAACATTGTGTTCAAGAAATAGAGAagattgttcaattttttagaaaggcAGTGGATACAACTCGATTTTCAAGAAATTGGATGTTCCTAAATCACCTGTTATGCaatattatcaagaaatatGGAGAAGTTTATACATAATCGTAAAAGAACGTGTGGCCAAGAAAACTATCTCCTCACTTGCAAAGCAAAGTGGTCAGGGAAGTCAAAATTAGGCAAAGAACAATTACCATTATTGAGAGAAGAATGGAATAGTTGTTTCACAAAGAACGATGCCTAGAATGCTTCACAAAGAAGGTTATTATGGGAGACTTCCAAGAAAGACACAATTACTGAAACCTCGACACCTTCGATAAAGATTAAAGTTTGCCAGAGAACACTTGGAGAAGGCTTATGACCTACTGGTCAACAGTATTGTGGTCcgatgaaacaaaaatttagctTTTTGTTTACTGCTCTACCCAGTTCGTTTGGAGGAAATCTGGAGAGAACTTCTCTCCTCGTACAAAGATGCCTACAGTAAAGCATTGTGGTGGCTCAATCATGCTTTGGGGTGGCTTTTCTTCTGAAGGTACTGGAAGACTTGTTAGTGTAAATGgcaaaatgaataaagaagatTGTGTCAATATTatagacaaaaatttgaaatccctTGCAAATAGTTTAGGCCTTGGCGGTAAGATGTTCTTCCAACAGGACAAAGACCCAAAGCATTCAAACAAATTGTCCTTCTCGTAGCTTTAAAGAAGTAACATTAAGGTTTTAAACTGGTCTTCTTTAAATCCAAACCTCAATcctattgaaaattttttggagCGAATTAAAAAAACGGGTTCATggcagaaaaatattatttctacacCTTATTTGaacttaattgtaaattataataatagataagTTGAAGTTATCAGAAAAAAAGATTACGCGATtgactattaattaatacttttgccattttttttattttttttttaattattgcttctaaaattaaatgtataactGTTTCTCTTTATTAAGGTAAACAAAGTTTAGatcattaattatcaataaacatTTCCCATTCTTATCATTTTATGTTatcatgttcttttttttttgttttttgtttgttataattatagaatatctaagtaaaaatgtatataatacgTATGCGCATAACTGTATATATACATGCAAAATTGTACTGAGGATGtcttcggatttttttttaccgaaCTAGATCCAAGTAATGGAACATTGGACTCGAGTAGAccctactatttaaaaaaaaatgtctaattagTAACGATATAATGACTTTCAGATACAAATGAGTATGGTTGAAGCATTAGTACGGGAAGAGGGGACGATTAGACCATCCCTTTGGGAAAGCCGATAAGAGTAAACAGTTCAATGATAATGTTGTTacgattatattttatcatttttaagaaaCAACATCACCTCCCCCCTTGTCACTTTTAAATTGGTTCTATTGTACATTGAGAAGATTGAGCATTCCTGAGTTTTCAAGACAGATGatggcaacaaaaaaaattatatagtagatttgttcattttaagacccttttaataaaatatacagtatacatTGAATAACAGTAAAAGGTTTGTTTCTAGGGGAATTTAAATAATCCGGTGTATTCACAGAAACAACTACTAAGATTGCTTGGAGTATTGATGCATGCCAGAATTTTGTACGACTCATTTATTTATCTGTGaaataaatctcaaaatatTTGCATACGAGAGTCTTTTCACTTCAAGTTCGAATCtgatctcaaaatttaattacgtGGGACTTGAATCCAAATTCCTAGCTCTGATTAAGccatctttaatattttcaatcatatGCATGTTTCACGGCATTACAACTctaacaagaaaatttaaagcTTCTATTATTTGTCtgctgtttatttttttgattttttttctcttaatcagtgttctgaacattaattggttgaattagaagtaacaacttataatttgttatgAATTATCAACaacaattgaataataatgccAAAGTTAGGGAAAGCGGAGTTTGGcacttttttctgtttcgtTCTGGAGTAACGGTTGCGTAATACAATAAAGACATCCACGTCAGATATTAcagagaaaatatattcatagtgagttaacacaaaaaatatcttaataaaaatctagaaaaggataaatgtatatatatattttttttttttaaatcatacaacttaatatttcataCGATACCAATAATAGGCTAAGGTACACTAAAAGATCCAAGATTATGAACTATAGTATAAAGtcttcattatatatttggGATATACTTTGGTCCCGAtatgacttttcaaataaaatctatgaaattTCTTATCAGTTTATTGTAACAATGATTTCTTGTTACTTAAAGGACCAGTTGCATCAACTTGACTTAAACTAAAACCTAAAAAGTAAGACGTCACTACATTTATGttgatttaaattcaatatcCAGTCACCCCTTTTTAGTGAGCATTTTCTTTATAACGCAGTCAGTGAACTgactaaaaaagaaaccccatAAATCTAACGCAATTATCACATTATAAACAGTATACGCTATTTAaattatgcataattttttCCATCTATTTTGGACTCaacaatatcaattaaaatactaaaagtaCATGTATGAAtagaaaatttgatgaaaataaattctttttttgaaaataatattaacaacatGAGCTTAGGGTTTCAACAAAATGTTGttcttattgtaaaaatattaaatttttatcaagaataaaaatttcttttaaatattcattacttcatGCGAATTTTGGGAATCACATTTGTACCCATCAGTTTTTTATGAGattccttatattttatttaataatagctataacataataatttggtAGCTGCCGTTCTTAGCCTTAGCCCTCACATTGAACAAAAgaagaattcaaaaaaattaatgtaaaaagaaCGACTCTGAAACAAAACAGTTAATTGAATTGACTTACActtgattaaaaatagttataaaatatatgggaATCAATCTTAATCACGccattattaagataaataaataattgtatatactCTGATTCAATAATTcaggagcatactgaaaagtattggcgaaaaaataaaggttcaaaggaatttttataaatctcaggTTGTATAATATCTCAGTTGACTAACGTCGGATTAAGTTTAAGTGGAGTTGGTGCAGCCGGATCCAAGTGCAATTTGTAGGTCCGCCAAAGGGatgataaaaatagtttgttgaagaatacaaaataaatttatcacaattttgagaaaatctgttttttttttttttttttttatatttgtgaataTCAAATCTTAagtcttaattattttactggGAGTTTGAGACTAGTCCCCAGTCTTTTCACTTGGAAACTGAGTTTGTTAACACTTCATTGCAACTTGAGTTATAATCCATTATGaacctaatattttttataaataatatccataatattatagaaatatcaaAACATCTTCATTGCATGTCATGAagcattttttaaacttgttttattgtgGTTTTGCCCCTCGTACTTCCGCGACATCTTCCTATATTtggtcatttaaataatatttcgtgAATGAGGATATTCAATTCCTAATTATGAGCACCACCAGTTGaacaagttattttatatacatttttttatatatatttgcaaaaccATCACCGATTGTATATTGATCATTAAAAAACCCAAACTTaatggattttcaaaaatatttgatccgAGACGAATCATTACTGagctgataaatatatttaatgttttttcattttatttagtgTGATATGTGATTTGTCATCACAAAAAccagctagaataatttttcttaaaatttactgtggattacttttgtattcttcaattaGTTAACGTCCATTTACaccaaataaatgattttgataaatcattaaGAAAcattgcaaattgcacttatttAAGCAAAAATTGTTACAaggaaataattacaaattaatggatTGTATTTGAAAGAACATATTGGGgtcaaattaagtttaaataatcaatttaaaactttaaactcTAGTTAATGTAATTGTGTACAACAAATCATCCCAAAAACTTGAATGCAAAAGCCTATAACGAACTGAAATATGAGTATAAAAATTGGACTATGCCCATTTATTGCATGGGTTAAAAACACATCTATGtccctattttattattattcacctCTATTACAATTAATATCAACTTtcaaagacagctgtcaaaactTCATGACAACCTGTTATTCAGTTTGTgggttattgtgctaagtgtgttGCTACTTtcgttatttccaaaaaaaaaagtcgtgttataattttatactgcttcttaatgggaaaaaatactcttcaagcagaacaatgttttaaaaattatgatggGGAATCTACTTGATaaagtggataaaaaaatcaaataaataattataataattttagaaaagccaattttgaaataatttttttttgtatattttatcgtatgatgtaaaaaattaattggatattttttcttttcttgatttttattcaaaattgtttgcAGTTAACTCACTATATACTATTTCagtttaataagttttaatcatttcaataattttgcaaaGTTATACTTAGAGGTGagtagtttttaatgaaaaactacCTTTActaattagaaaaggaaaaatggctGTTTCTTgtgtttattcttttattaattattatttaatcggtcGCCGTAGTTTTAACTTGTCTGTCTGAAGTGAGCATTTTCGTCTATCTTTCgtgtaaattcttttaaaaatgtataataaaattaatatatgaacttaaatataatgacaatattttccctgtactgATGCcaatttaaatgtagaaggttcttctcTTCATATcagaaattcattttctctcttcaaaatcatataactggCAGCTGATATTTACAATATTCATAATTCAGTATATCTCGCTCCCACCTTGTCCCTgtgcactttttttttcctttcaataataaaaaaacataattttgtaatttttatataggtattatgaaattttacttgaaaaatgcaatgatgcaaaaaatactttacCAAGTTGGATATAGACCGAGTAATTGCAATTGTTCTTGgcaaaaatttaaatccttttatCACGTGCAATTATAAGACTTTTCATGAGTTTTTGTTCGTTTAGTCTATTTAAAGACTAGATGGTGCATCGAATTTCAAAACATTGTCATAACAAACATAGCAATGCATacttatatatactaaataatttatttggcaGTTGACATTAAGACTATTCAATGAAGTATAGCATGATAAAATTTGGTCACTTAATAGATCCAAAACtataatttacatcaaatatattcaaatattccgCAGATCAACCAGAGAGACTTGGAAGTCAAAAACATATCTggtccaaaaatttgaaaactggtcTTGCAGTTGATGTTATAACTATTGTAATTCAgtataacatgaaaaaaattggacaattaataggtaaaaaaactataatttacgTTAAATCAATCAGAGGGACTCggaagtcaaaaaatataagcaatGAGTGACTAAATAATAGAACATTCACTGAATaactagtttaaaaaagaatcatattATAGAACTACTTAACCggactgtgaatttttttatagtggATCCTTCTACGTTTTTAACATACGTACATATACttcatctataataataaaccaAAGTGTGTTGGTATATTAATTTGTTGGATAAAGACTGACTTTTAACAatgaacttattaaaaaaagatgaagtacattaaaagaaaataatgttactCTATACCTCCTTGAGATCTCTGAAGCTCTCTgtgaaaaggaaataaagacaTGCTCAGCATGTTAAACGATGGTGATCAATGTCAAGAGTGATCCTTATGAATGATACAAGAgctaattattcaatttaaatttcaaatgttcataatttttttcttaaaatgcaATCTACTATCATTTaaccttaattaaaaatattatccggATACTTCTGCTCCCTTCTATATTAAGTTGAAGATTGAAAATTCAAGATTATATTTACACTCTAGCTTAAAAAATACAGACTTGTTTTGCACTTCGTAAAAAGGACttcataagtaataaattaagacATTATATAAATCCTGACTCACTGTATGCGGTAATCAATAACATTGTACGTATAAATCAAAGCTAAACGAAGTGGAATTGttgttatttctcaaaattatgtcataattatatttgacgAGATTCCAATTCTCTTTaccattgaattattatttctataatataaccATTATCAAGAAATCAAGGATGTGATGTCATTtcatttcaaacaaaaacaacttttgtgtTTGTAGAATCCATAAagattcttaaaattaataaggTAGAACCGgagatatatgataaaaaatcatgattatatttgatttcttatGAGAGCAAGAAAATTTGATGTGactgtatttaatttgatatatatatatgaaaattataattaattaaagttgcgTGTATCAATGCATGTATTCGTGTTTGGATCAAATTCATGATACTCTGGACATCCCAAGAGTCTAGGAGCAATGGGACCAGTCGCAATAGGAATCTCTTGTAGTTTATCTTCTTCAGTGAGCATTGGAAGacaaacaacaaaatattgttgaatataACGATTTTGAGGTAGATTTGGGATATCTGAGGAAAGTGCCTTTAATTCATATGCATTGTATCCATCACAGTTTTCGTTGATTCCAAGATCTGTATAGacaaaatgaagtatttaatttgattaaactttaaaatcGTATAAGCCTTACCTTGAACAAAGCATCCAACTTCATCAGGCCATGCACATTGATCTAAAACTTCATCGTAGACAGTTCCGAGAATGGATGAACAAACACCAGGTTGGCAACTTTGGCCAAAGGTGgctgtaaaaagaaaatattaataattagttttaagCCTTCATTTGTGTTGTGATGGGCCGGGCCTCTGACCCGTCCCTGAGaatgttataattaaacttatatgATCTTAAATCCAAATTGGCTTCAAATACTCAAACTTTTACtgaattttaacatttatattattgctTAATAAAGATAGAACGTTGATCTGAATTCGAAGTTCTCGGGAAAGATAttagttaatttgtattatCTGATTAAGGTTCGGGTACTCTAACATATTCAAATCTTGAAAAGATCTGTGGTTTTTTTCGGATCTTAAATATTAttgcataatattattaatatcgaACATAGCATTTCTCATTATCTTGCTTACTACTTGGAGTAATATCTCACGTTAACAATTTCATCGCGTGGTAATTCCCaatgttatttttacaataattatattaatatcgaataattatgttctaatattaataacattggGTATTCTATATTTCGGCAtaagtaatcagtaaaaatgtgaCCTCAATCCATGTTCAAACTTCCAGTAAAATTTTCATAACGTTCGAAACATTTAATCTCCTAAAGTTAGTTTTGGATCAGGATTCGAAAGTTTGagtactcaaatatttacgtctaaaaaTAAGAACCGACTCAAATCTAAGAAATGGTGGATCCGTCCAATctttaaatttgtgggatttTATTAcctaaaacttttttcatcaaacttatcatatttatcatattaggGTAGCTTAAGGAAACTCAAAAGAAAAAGGCAACagacaagataaaaaaatatcattttaaattttgatagcgTTAAAGTTGTTTACAGTACTGAGTTGATTTTTTGACTTGTGTCTTGTAagggatataatttttgtaaaaaaaaaacataattaagttttattctCATCGTGCGCTACACAAAGTCTATTCCTTTTATCGAAGACGTGTGGATGAGTAAACATAAATATGATAGATGTATTTCAGTTTCAGGATTATATAAACGTATTGTCTTCTCTTACTCCTGGAGTCTCTCTACGGTAAT includes:
- the LOC121114278 gene encoding uncharacterized protein, whose translation is MYKSLSILILFTIQATFGQSCQPGVCSSILGTVYDEVLDQCAWPDEVGCFVQDLGINENCDGYNAYELKALSSDIPNLPQNRYIQQYFVVCLPMLTEEDKLQEIPIATGPIAPRLLGCPEYHEFDPNTNTCIDTRNFN